In Megalops cyprinoides isolate fMegCyp1 chromosome 16, fMegCyp1.pri, whole genome shotgun sequence, the genomic window TCCGCGCTGGGAACCATGTCGATGTCTATGACCAGGATGTAAGCTGCGTCCGTGCCCCCGCGTGCGACATTACGTAGCAAATTGTTGGGGTACGACACGTTACCCCCGATGGCATAGTTCTTGTATTTGTCCCTGTGGGTCTCCAGCTTAGCAAACACCCCACCGCAGTCTTCCAGCCCGGCAAACTGCTCGCGGTCCTGCTCGGGAAAATTCGCCATCTCCCCGGAGTGGCACACCAGGTGGAAGTCCACCAACGCCTGGATCTGCGGGCAGAACATGCTGAGGGCGTACACGAGCGCGGTGGCAAACCTGACATCTTGGCCGTGCGCGAATATCGCGACGGACAGAGGGTACTGCCAGCGCTCCAGCAGCGAATCAAGATGGTGCAAATTGTTGATGGTGGTGTGCGTTGCCAGAGCGATCTGATGCGAGCCGGCGTCCGTGCCAGGCTTTTGGTTAGTTGAAAACTCGCTTTTGATTAAGTTTTTGTATACGCGGTACTGCCCGCTGCCATCGAAAATGCCCCCCGTAGACAGAGAATATTTGAGACGTTCTTTGCGAGTGTTTTTCTCGGGCAGGTGAGCATTTCTCTTGCCAGCGCCCCCGAAGAGCTCCGAATACCTGTAGCGCTGCTGCCTCCCGTGCAGTTTCGACAGAAAGGACAGGTAAATTAACTGCAGGAGCGCTACAATGAGCAGGGCACTGAGCACCACTTTAAACACGGAACATTTTTTAGAGAAATGCATTCCAAAAACATCAAGCGAGTATTTTATTTGGATTCAATATGCGACAATGCGCACGGGACCCACTTTGCTGTAATTATGGATAGCTAGCTTTGGCCATTGATTGCTAAATACGCGAGCAGCGCTTGGCACTAGccaggttagctagctacctacttACATTATCCATCGCGTTCATTCGTATGCATCTGTACTCTGACGCGCAGTGCGTCGATGGGAGCGTCAATATTTCGATTTTAGTTTCGAGCTTCAAACGAGTGAGCCTCTTTCACAATCATTTTTCGTGTTAAAATATCTTGGAGGacagcatttcaaaacacacaacaaacgCGAGTGCGTTGACCAGAAGCGCACGCCTGTGCACTACGTCGCCCTACCGTAAGTCTCCGAAAAGAGGGGCACACTTCTAGCTTGTTATACGCCTAGCGACTGTTTTGTGGGGGAGTTGTGGGGGGCAGTGAGAAAACTGAGACGTATTAATATTGTCCCCAGATATAATACACTACATGTTCTCAATAATATCAATAAAGTCCTTTCTACAGCCATTCATAACAATTAGGGTCTTTTAATTTAGCTAGTTTGCAAGTGAGCCGCACCGTGTgagtagctaacgttacctagccAGTTAGCTGGTCTAGCTAGCTGTATGTGTACAACTGAACACAAATCTAGAGTGAATGACgatgcagaaatatttttgttttgtttgtacattaaatatgctcattcatattaaataaaactCGCGTGAATTTAGTTTACTTTTCACACGATATATAAAAGTAGTATGTGGAAATACAAGACCCGATCGTAGCGATATATGCGTATAGGACGaggtggccgagtggttaaggcgatggactgctaatccattgtgctctgcacgcgtgggttcgaatcccatcCTCGTCGATAAACGTTTTGAGAGATGTGCATTGTACCGATTTTAGCGGTGTATGAGGAAAATTTCCCGAATATATTCTTTCTAAATGAACATCGTTCATCGAGTCACAGCTAATCTGAACAACATTTCATCGATTAAGAATATACACCCTGATTAAAATATCTAAATTTTATCAAGCAAAGTGCCACAAACCTCGAGTTTAATCATTGCTAGAATGCTGACATTGTGTgtcagacacagaaatacagatgtCTTTATAACGTGACAATAATATTGCTAATACTCGTCCATACACCGTCCCTGAAGTTGCACCAAGTGATCCATGCTTTATTACAATCTGAAAAAACTTTGGCTAAGCAGTGCTTAAAGcaacacaaaatccaaaaacaaatatattttcaagcGGTTCCTTACCTTACAATTTAGTAGGCAtccaaatgaaaaacacaaacccagCTCTGACACATGAATGTAACATTTCCCCTCTTGATTTCAGACTTCCTTcaacaaatcaatattttatgatCTCAGTATAAGCTCTTAAACACGAAGAGCTGGCTTTCCTGGATCCATAAagccatttacattttcacaggaatTTTATTGTTTCATAAGATTCAGTACCATTCATAATGATCCCTTCAATGTTCCCTTTAatccagagacagagagatggtgaAATGCTTTCCGGTATTTCGTTTGTGTGAAATTTGGATCACTGTGAAACTGGTTACAGAATCATAAAATAGCTTCAAATAAACTCAATTTATCTCCTTGGTGTTGATTCCTACTTTAGTATAAGTGAACAACAGCATTTATTCATGTAACTGGGCATGAGTTATTCCTGCTTAAGCACAGTGCGCCCCCTGCAGAGAATGCGGGTGCATTGCAGCTTTCAAATCACAGTATGGTCAGTGTGTTTTTTGCTTCTGATACAACTTGGCTTGTGATTGGTCTAACAGCTTTCCAGTGTGAGGCCAGACACCCCAGTGAAAAAGCTACTGAATAGTGTAACTGACTTGTATAAACCTGATAAACTGTTGTCAACCTCTGACTGCATATCGGATAGTTGAATATTGATCTATTGTAAAGTGTTCAGCTTGCTCATTTCCAACCTGCTGATCTTTATTTATCCCTGTTATATGCATACGCTGGGTAAATGCACAACGCCACAGCAGTTCCCTGTTACCATGAGTCAGATGGGCAAGGGTGGTACTGTGTCAGTatttaaacatgaaattaagTGCGAGAGCCGGTGAAAAATTGGTTacaatttgctgtttttattcataaacccaaaaaataaaccaaaacataaaaaaattctcaacacacaaatacagtaagtACGTGGCAACCTTCGCTATGGCATTCTGGAGGATTTTTCTCCAGGGCTTCGCCTCATCCTATGACACCAGGACACCAGCCCCGCCTTTGGATCCGCCCCCTTCACTTTCCCGGTtggctgctgctcctgctttgCCCGGCCCATCTTCCTCTCCCACCAATCGAATGTTGTAGCGTTCCCGGTACTCGGTCAGTTCCCGCCcttttgtctgcatttgtgtgttgaGCGACTCCACTATCCTTGATATCTGTGGCACATAGGAAAACACTGAATTCACTCTCTGAAACAGGAAGGCATTAGGAAACGTTGCGTATTGAGCACTGGGTATAATAGCAGtggctgcatttttgtttttttctgtctgtggccTTCTACTTATCTAAAGCCCACAAAACTTAATAGGATTTACATGTCGGCTGGGTGATTCAACGGTTTAGACATAACGGGCACAAGTAGTAGCCTGAATCTGGCCTGGATCCCAGGCAGGACATTTCTTTCATACCTTTGAGCAAGATATTTCAGTTATAATTTCTGATTATGTATCAGGACCAACAGAAGAACATGGACAACATTACTGAGTGCCATGAAGTACTCAGACCACGCTGATACTTTTATTTCATGACAATTTTAAGTCAAGGTTGATGCAAAACTGAAAGGGTCACTGAGCAGT contains:
- the b4gat1 gene encoding beta-1,4-glucuronyltransferase 1, whose amino-acid sequence is MHFSKKCSVFKVVLSALLIVALLQLIYLSFLSKLHGRQQRYRYSELFGGAGKRNAHLPEKNTRKERLKYSLSTGGIFDGSGQYRVYKNLIKSEFSTNQKPGTDAGSHQIALATHTTINNLHHLDSLLERWQYPLSVAIFAHGQDVRFATALVYALSMFCPQIQALVDFHLVCHSGEMANFPEQDREQFAGLEDCGGVFAKLETHRDKYKNYAIGGNVSYPNNLLRNVARGGTDAAYILVIDIDMVPSADLPRQFQALLKRREPASDEVFVLPAFEIRHARKMPASKSELVQLYQVGEVRPFYEELCPRCQAPTNFSRWVNLHGQPSGELEVAYTLTWVDPWEPFYIGPRTVPLYDESFRQYGFNRISQACELHVAGYRFSVLSSAFVVHRGFKVAGEFHKRKDEENRRNRMLFRSFKEGLKSKYPASPRRC